A genomic segment from Pistricoccus aurantiacus encodes:
- a CDS encoding c-type cytochrome yields MLLLLVVAGILFIYSGFYNVAASVPHAALTRWATHTTMHYSVEARSDAIRVPNLDDSQMIARGARTYEEMCVACHLKPGTDSTALHKGLNPPPPNLTEEDDWAPAEQFWIIDHGIKMSGMPAWGESHADKEIWEVVAFLQRLPELSEQQYIELANPEKEGGAI; encoded by the coding sequence ATGCTCCTGTTACTGGTCGTCGCCGGTATCCTTTTCATCTACAGCGGCTTTTACAACGTCGCCGCCAGCGTTCCTCACGCGGCACTGACGAGGTGGGCGACCCATACCACCATGCATTATTCCGTCGAGGCGCGCAGCGATGCTATCCGCGTACCCAACCTCGACGATTCTCAAATGATTGCTCGGGGCGCGCGTACCTACGAGGAGATGTGTGTCGCTTGTCACCTCAAGCCGGGAACCGATAGCACCGCGCTGCATAAAGGGCTTAACCCCCCGCCTCCCAACCTGACTGAAGAAGATGATTGGGCACCCGCGGAACAATTCTGGATTATCGACCACGGTATCAAGATGTCCGGCATGCCGGCCTGGGGCGAAAGCCATGCAGACAAGGAAATCTGGGAGGTGGTGGCGTTCTTGCAGCGCCTGCCCGAACTTTCCGAGCAGCAATATATCGAGCTAGCCAACCCCGAGAAGGAAGGAGGTGCGATATGA